From uncultured Roseateles sp., the proteins below share one genomic window:
- a CDS encoding ABC transporter permease, producing MAGARTLFYKEVLRFWKVAFQTVAAPVLTAVMYLLIFGHVLEDHVKVYDSVGYTSFLIPGLVMMSVLQNSFANSSSSLIQSKITGNLVFLLLTPLSHWAWYCAYVGASIVRGVAVGLGVMVVTVWFAPPGMSEPLWVLVFAVLGAAMMGTLGLIAGLWAEKFDQLAAFQNFIIMPMTFLSGVFYSVHSLPPFWQGVSHLNPFFYMIDGFRHGFFGVSDVSPWLSLGVVGISFVIVAGIALQLLRSGYKIRS from the coding sequence CTGGCCGGCGCCCGCACGCTGTTCTACAAGGAGGTGCTGCGCTTCTGGAAGGTCGCCTTCCAGACGGTTGCCGCGCCGGTCTTGACCGCGGTGATGTATCTGCTGATCTTCGGCCACGTGCTGGAGGATCACGTCAAGGTCTACGACTCGGTGGGCTACACCAGCTTCCTGATCCCCGGCCTGGTGATGATGAGCGTGTTGCAGAACAGCTTTGCCAATTCGTCCTCCAGCCTGATACAGAGCAAGATCACCGGCAATCTGGTGTTCCTGCTGCTCACACCGCTGTCGCACTGGGCCTGGTACTGCGCCTATGTCGGCGCCTCCATCGTGCGCGGCGTGGCCGTCGGTCTGGGCGTGATGGTGGTCACCGTCTGGTTCGCGCCGCCTGGCATGAGCGAGCCGCTGTGGGTGCTGGTGTTCGCCGTGCTGGGCGCGGCCATGATGGGCACGCTGGGCCTGATCGCCGGCCTGTGGGCCGAGAAGTTCGACCAGTTGGCCGCCTTCCAGAACTTCATCATCATGCCGATGACGTTTCTGTCGGGCGTGTTCTATTCCGTGCATTCGCTGCCCCCGTTCTGGCAGGGTGTCAGCCACCTGAACCCGTTTTTCTACATGATCGACGGCTTCCGCCATGGCTTCTTCGGTGTCAGCGATGTGTCGCCTTGGTTGAGTTTGGGGGTGG
- a CDS encoding ABC transporter ATP-binding protein: MSSSPPAVSLPALRFDNVTKTYRGGQVRALGGVSFEIAQGEFFGLLGPNGAGKTTLISILAGLAKATSGSVSVHGHDVVNDYAAARRALGVVPQELVFDPFFSVRETLRIQSGYFGVRNNEAWIDELLENLGLTDKANANMRQLSGGMKRRVLVAQALVHRPPVIVLDEPTAGVDVELRQTLWQFVARLNKEGHTVLLTTHYLEEAEALCGRIAMLKQGRIVALDRTSALLAGTASTMLRFKLDRPLPAGLAERARVTGRIVQIKAHDAAEVEQILAALRAAGCQIEDLEIGRADLEDVFLEIMQSEPAAAEARL; encoded by the coding sequence ATGAGTTCATCCCCCCCGGCTGTATCCCTTCCCGCCCTGCGCTTCGACAATGTCACCAAAACCTACCGTGGCGGCCAGGTGCGGGCGCTGGGTGGCGTCAGCTTCGAGATCGCCCAGGGCGAGTTTTTCGGCCTGCTGGGCCCCAATGGTGCCGGCAAGACGACGCTGATCAGCATACTGGCCGGCTTGGCCAAGGCGACGAGCGGCTCGGTGTCGGTCCACGGCCACGACGTCGTCAACGACTATGCCGCTGCCCGCCGTGCCCTGGGCGTGGTGCCGCAGGAGCTGGTGTTCGACCCCTTTTTCAGCGTGCGCGAGACGCTGCGCATCCAGAGCGGCTACTTCGGTGTGCGCAATAACGAGGCCTGGATCGACGAGTTGCTGGAAAACCTGGGGCTGACGGACAAGGCCAACGCGAACATGCGCCAGCTGTCCGGCGGCATGAAGCGCCGCGTGCTGGTGGCCCAGGCCCTGGTGCACCGCCCGCCGGTGATCGTGCTGGACGAGCCGACCGCCGGCGTTGACGTTGAGCTGCGCCAGACCCTGTGGCAATTTGTCGCCCGCCTGAACAAGGAGGGCCATACGGTCCTGCTGACCACCCACTATCTGGAAGAAGCCGAGGCGCTGTGCGGCCGCATCGCGATGCTCAAGCAGGGCCGCATCGTGGCCCTGGACCGCACCTCGGCGCTGCTGGCCGGCACCGCCAGCACGATGCTGCGCTTCAAGCTGGACCGGCCGCTGCCCGCCGGCCTGGCCGAGCGCGCCCGGGTGACCGGCCGCATCGTCCAGATCAAGGCCCATGACGCGGCCGAGGTCGAGCAGATCCTGGCGGCGCTGCGTGCCGCTGGCTGCCAGATCGAAGACCTGGAGATAGGCCGCGCCGACCTCGAAGACGTATTTCTCGAAATCATGCAAAGCGAGCCTGCGGCCGCGGAGGCCCGCCTGTGA